One Methanolobus sp. WCC4 DNA segment encodes these proteins:
- a CDS encoding exodeoxyribonuclease VII small subunit, which produces MEVRDEEKNGSEEIEVPDDISFEGSLEELESLVEKLERGQLTLDESLGLFERGMKLARVCNQKLSKAERKIEILIEENGKLKTEKFIDE; this is translated from the coding sequence ATGGAAGTTAGGGATGAAGAGAAGAACGGGTCAGAAGAGATTGAAGTACCGGACGATATCAGCTTCGAGGGTTCCCTTGAGGAACTGGAATCACTTGTAGAGAAGCTTGAAAGGGGTCAGCTTACCCTTGATGAGAGTCTCGGACTCTTTGAGCGCGGGATGAAGCTCGCACGTGTGTGCAACCAGAAACTGTCAAAGGCTGAAAGGAAGATAGAGATCCTAATTGAAGAGAATGGGAAGTTGAAAACTGAAAAATTTATAGATGAGTAA
- a CDS encoding methyltransferase domain-containing protein — MEKDFDGKKYEKFSQPQRDWGSKVMEELELRGDEHILDLGCGNGLLTAKLAERVPDGRVVGVDSSASMLKQAEEHRAENMEFMLMDMETMVLEEKFDVVFSNAALHWVKDHSHLLKTIYENLRTGGFMRVQFAGEGNCRNLYDVLMKTISSSEFEKEFSSLEWPWYMPGTSEYEEQLLSAGFEQRKVWMEDADRNFPDEASFVGWIEQPGLVPFMPYLEEERTKLFRDTVVEDTKKRAAQPDGTYFEYFRRMNVYAVKK, encoded by the coding sequence ATGGAAAAGGATTTTGATGGTAAGAAATATGAGAAGTTCTCCCAGCCGCAGAGGGACTGGGGCAGTAAAGTAATGGAGGAACTTGAACTTCGTGGAGATGAACATATCCTTGATCTGGGCTGTGGCAATGGTCTCCTCACGGCGAAGCTGGCTGAGAGAGTCCCTGATGGCAGGGTTGTAGGTGTTGACAGCTCTGCTTCCATGCTGAAGCAGGCAGAAGAACACAGGGCTGAAAACATGGAGTTCATGCTGATGGATATGGAAACCATGGTCCTTGAGGAAAAGTTCGATGTGGTTTTCTCTAATGCAGCTCTTCATTGGGTCAAAGATCATTCCCATCTCCTGAAGACTATATACGAGAATCTTAGAACAGGTGGGTTCATGAGGGTACAGTTTGCAGGGGAGGGAAATTGCAGGAATCTATATGATGTGCTCATGAAGACTATATCCTCTTCTGAATTTGAAAAGGAGTTCAGTTCACTGGAATGGCCCTGGTACATGCCGGGAACTTCGGAATATGAAGAACAACTCTTATCAGCAGGCTTTGAACAACGAAAGGTCTGGATGGAAGATGCCGACCGCAATTTCCCGGATGAGGCGTCCTTTGTAGGATGGATAGAGCAACCCGGTCTGGTTCCTTTTATGCCTTACCTTGAGGAAGAGAGAACTAAGCTTTTCAGGGATACTGTAGTTGAAGATACTAAAAAAAGAGCTGCTCAGCCGGACGGGACATATTTCGAGTATTTCAGAAGGATGAACGTTTACGCAGTAAAAAAATAA